One genomic region from Candidatus Delongbacteria bacterium encodes:
- a CDS encoding TetR/AcrR family transcriptional regulator — translation MSPRDKSKNDEIRQRSMKMIENAAIKLFAYNGFDGTSIDRISKEAGVSKGLIYNYYDSKEELLKSIIVRGFESYIYLFKEISIIEDPIYALEILLTKSIIIYKENKDMLNIYYSLVLQEKSRIIAGEKISEVMEYSFSLISNIFIKLGAEDVDTEVRIIAALMDGVAIQVMIEGEKVPFEKIFNRYIQNIKTRFGK, via the coding sequence ATGTCTCCAAGAGATAAATCGAAAAATGATGAAATCAGGCAAAGAAGTATGAAAATGATCGAAAATGCGGCAATTAAGCTTTTCGCTTATAATGGCTTTGATGGTACCTCAATTGACAGGATTTCAAAAGAAGCAGGTGTTTCAAAAGGTTTAATTTACAATTATTATGATAGTAAGGAGGAATTGCTTAAATCAATAATTGTGCGTGGTTTTGAATCTTACATTTATCTTTTTAAAGAGATTTCTATTATTGAAGATCCGATTTATGCTCTTGAGATACTATTGACGAAATCAATTATTATCTACAAAGAGAATAAAGATATGTTAAACATTTATTACTCTTTAGTTCTCCAGGAGAAGTCCAGAATTATTGCAGGTGAAAAAATAAGTGAAGTGATGGAATACTCTTTTAGTTTAATAAGTAATATCTTCATAAAACTTGGAGCGGAAGATGTAGACACCGAAGTAAGAATAATTGCAGCTTTGATGGATGGTGTTGCTATTCAGGTAATGATCGAAGGGGAAAAAGTTCCTTTTGAAAAGATTTTTAATCGCTATATCCAGAATATAAAAACAAGATTTGGGAAATAA